In Drosophila yakuba strain Tai18E2 chromosome X, Prin_Dyak_Tai18E2_2.1, whole genome shotgun sequence, a single genomic region encodes these proteins:
- the LOC6524595 gene encoding inositol-trisphosphate 3-kinase A isoform X2, whose protein sequence is MSVCALSQPQPPNNPNQNQKQKNGPAKLLALATGNGSGIVNGNGSGITLNGKAKGSVTPPTPPPSPQVRIYEDFDRMSAKEVYYNEAGKKVTVKLLHFPDVPPEEISKLKFDDDDDDEEEEEDGNDDGNGDGDEDDGEDKGEEADEDSDSGRRPTSADSEDAGQKSESSGGASNANAIPSTSKKIFRRKLSGNNMQPRKCSLAFAQAHGIRQRAEKKLSMPTISITANSGEHVAHNCGLRLNLGRKLSQQHSLPLGSPSTPTSPMNPGPRRSHSPLGQSLCPGYIQYSKSLLEVPMPRDYGYASSDDLSSEWDSDVSTSAAGSATGSGAASQAASGKKSSGWRKIRNIVQWTPFFQTYKKQRYPWVQLAGHQGNFKAGPEPGTVLKKLCPKEEECFQILMHDLLRPYVPVYKGQVTSEDGELYLQLQDLLSDYVQPCVMDCKVGVRTYLEEELSKAKEKPKLRKDMYDKMIQIDSHAPTAEEHAAKAVTKPRYMVWRETISSTATLGFRIEGIKKSDGTSSKDFKTTKSREQIKLAFLEFLSGHPHILPRYIQRLRAIRATLAVSEFFQTHEVIGSSLLFVHDQTHASIWLIDFAKTVELPPQLRIDHYSAWKVGNHEDGYLIGINNLIDIFVELHASMEAKAKAEAIQSPVSSEDPAEATEEGKAS, encoded by the exons ATGTCCGTGTGCGCCCTCAGCCAGCCACAGCCGCCGAATAATCCAAATCAGAATCAAAAGCAGAAGAACGGGCCAGCGAAACTGCTGGCCTTGgcaaccggaaacggaagtggcaTCGtaaacggaaacggaagtggcaTAACACTGAACGGCAAAGCCAAGGGCTCCGTAACGCCACCCACACCGCCGCCCTCGCCGCAGGTACGGATCTACGAGGACTTCGACAGGATGAGCGCCAAGGAGGTGTACTACAATGAGGCGGGCAAGAAGGTGACCGTGAAACTGCTGCACTTTCCCGACGTTCCCCCCGAGGAGATATCCAAACTGAAAttcgacgacgacgacgacgacgaggaggaggaggaggatggaAATGATGATGGCAACGGAGATGGTGACGAAGATGATGGCGAGGACAAGGGCGAGGAGGCCGACGAGGATAGCGATAGCGGACGTAGACCCACATCGGCGGACAGCGAGGATGCGGGCCAAAAGTCGGAATCAAGTGGCGGTGCCAGCAATGCCAACGCAATACCAAGCACATCCAAGAAGATCTTTCGCCGCAAACTCTCCGGCAACAATATGCAGCCACGGAAATGCAGTTTGGCCTTCGCCCAGGCACACGGCATACGCCAGCGGGCGGAGAAGAAGCTATCGATGCCGACCATTAGCATTACGGCCAATTCGGGTGAGCATGTGGCCCACAATTGTGGGCTGCGCTTAAATCTGGGACGCAAGCTATCGCAGCAGCATTCGCTGCCACTGGGCTCACCCAGCACGCCCACATCGCCCATGAATCCGGGACCACGACGTTCACACTCGCCGCTGGGTCAGAGTTTGTGCCCCGGCTACATCCAGTACTCCAAGTCGCTGCTGGAGGTGCCGATGCCGCGGGACTACGGCTACGCCAGCAGCGATGATCTCAGCTCCGAGTGGGACTCGGATGTGTCCACATCAGCGGCCGGCTCCGCCACAGGATCGGGTGCCGCATCTCAGGCCGCGAGCGGCAAGAAG AGCTCCGGCTGGCGAAAGATCCGCAACATCGTGCAGTGGACGCCCTTCTTCCAGACGTACAAGAAGCAGCGCTATCCATGGGTCCAACTGGCCGGACACCAGGGCAACTTCAAGGCCGGTCCCGAGCCGGGCACCGTGCTCAAGAAGCTCTGCCCCAAGGAGGAGGAGTGCTTCCAGATCCTCATGCACGATCTGCTGCGCCCCTATGTGCCCGTCTACAAGGGTCAGGTGACCAGCGAGGATGGCGAAC TTTATTTGCAGCTGCAGGATCTGCTCAGTGACTATGTGCAGCCGTGCGTGATGGACTGCAAGGTGGGCGTGCGCACCTatctggaggaggagctgtcCAAGGCGAAGGAGAAGCCCAAGCTGCGCAAGGACATGTACGACAAGATGATCCAGATCGAtagccacgcccccaccgCCGAGGAGCACGCGGCCAAGGCGGTGACCAAGCCACGCTATATGGTCTGGCGTGAGACCATCTCCAGCACGGCCACGCTGGGATTCCGCATCGAG GGCATCAAGAAGAGCGATGGCACCAGTTCCAAAGATTTCAAAACGACGAAGTCACGCGAACAAATCAAGTTGGCCTTTCTCGAGTTCCTCAGCGGTCATCCACATATTTTG CCGCGCTACATACAGCGTTTGCGAGCCATAAGGGCCACGCTGGCGGTATCGGAATTCTTCCAGACCCACGAGGTCATCGGCAGCTCCCTGCTCTTCGTCCACGACCAGACCCACGCCAGCATTTGGCTGATTGACTTCGCCAAGACGGTGGAGCTGCCGCCGCAGCTGCGTATCGATCACTACTCCGCCTGGAAAGTGGGCAACCACGAGGATGGCTATCTCATCGGTATCAACAATCTCATTGATATCTTTGTGGAGCTGCACGCATCCATGGAGGCGAAGGCAAAAGCGGAGGCCATTCAGTCACCCGTTTCTAGCGAAGATCCAGCCGAGGCGACGGAGGAAGGCAAAGCATCCTGA